The proteins below come from a single Streptomyces sp. MRC013 genomic window:
- a CDS encoding DUF397 domain-containing protein — MTSTLQWFKSSYSSSSGGECVEVAFDWHKSSYSSDAGGNCVEVAACPHAVHVRDSKVPDGGSFAVAPSAWAAFLADATATP, encoded by the coding sequence GTGACCAGCACCCTTCAGTGGTTCAAGTCGAGCTACAGCAGCTCCAGCGGCGGTGAGTGCGTCGAAGTGGCCTTCGACTGGCACAAGTCGTCATACAGCAGCGACGCGGGCGGCAACTGCGTCGAGGTCGCCGCCTGCCCCCACGCCGTTCACGTCAGGGACTCCAAGGTCCCCGACGGCGGTTCGTTCGCCGTCGCGCCCTCGGCGTGGGCGGCGTTCCTCGCGGACGCCACCGCCACGCCGTGA